From a region of the Campylobacter showae CSUNSWCD genome:
- a CDS encoding SHOCT domain-containing protein — protein MAKNKVIAGAYEGWDVVRSFGIVTFHTMKEGGMFLGKTVYLDGNITHYEILDENSTKSASSAIIRGGLGAVLLGPIGLLAGFSAKNNKVKLIALKFKDGQECVVDVDDKIFQIILKYCHNAKSSFDDMPVSQQIEQKTSEADEIMKFKDLLDKGIITQEEFNAKKKEIFKI, from the coding sequence ATGGCTAAAAATAAAGTTATTGCGGGAGCTTATGAGGGTTGGGACGTAGTTAGGAGTTTTGGGATAGTAACTTTTCATACAATGAAAGAGGGCGGGATGTTCCTCGGGAAAACAGTATATTTAGACGGAAACATAACGCACTACGAAATACTTGACGAAAATAGTACCAAATCTGCATCAAGCGCCATAATCAGGGGCGGGCTGGGTGCTGTTTTATTAGGACCAATAGGGCTACTTGCTGGATTTAGTGCAAAGAATAATAAGGTTAAATTAATAGCCTTAAAATTCAAAGACGGACAAGAATGCGTGGTAGATGTTGACGACAAGATTTTTCAAATCATCTTAAAATATTGCCACAATGCAAAATCAAGCTTTGACGATATGCCCGTATCACAGCAAATTGAGCAAAAAACATCTGAAGCTGATGAAATAATGAAGTTTAAAGATTTGCTAGATAAGGGCATTATAACGCAAGAGGAATTTAACGCAAAGAAAAAGGAAATCTTTAAAATTTAG
- a CDS encoding thermonuclease family protein, which produces MKQMLFLVLAALSLLAHPAKVVKISDGDTITILQDKQQIKVRLFGIDAPELKQPYGKKSKQFLANLIAGEVVEVDENGKDRYKRTIGTIYLNGADINAQMVENGYAWAYRKFSKKYTAQESNAKSQKLGLWRDKEPIPPWEWRKR; this is translated from the coding sequence ATGAAGCAAATGTTATTCCTTGTCCTAGCAGCCCTCTCACTTCTCGCCCACCCTGCCAAAGTCGTTAAAATTTCAGACGGTGACACGATCACGATATTGCAAGATAAACAACAAATCAAAGTAAGGCTATTCGGCATTGACGCGCCCGAACTCAAGCAGCCCTACGGCAAGAAGTCAAAGCAGTTTTTGGCAAATTTGATAGCGGGCGAAGTTGTAGAAGTCGATGAAAACGGCAAAGATAGATACAAGCGCACGATCGGCACGATCTATCTAAACGGAGCGGACATCAACGCCCAAATGGTAGAAAATGGCTATGCGTGGGCGTATCGCAAATTTTCAAAGAAATATACCGCGCAAGAAAGCAATGCGAAATCTCAAAAGCTCGGGCTTTGGCGAGATAAAGAGCCTATCCCGCCGTGGGAGTGGAGGAAACGCTAA
- a CDS encoding sce7726 family protein has product MNEKDIKIQVIDWLHKNEKHAVIVPEVTLGDSFYDRVRADVLALNGSISIYEIKSEKDTLDRLDNQIEKYTRYANKVSVVVDSKFLGKMVLPDSVGIYTINNKKIEEIKEPKVRELSVDIYLKYWWGIEFKKALRGIPYASNLHLEAAMSKFKELFTDEEIKNLTLIRLKERYCKESNIIKELIKNKEYDKLMPKRVFEKETKNIKVTPIVDMPKGVLMGLPHKDFLF; this is encoded by the coding sequence ATGAACGAAAAAGACATAAAAATACAAGTGATCGACTGGCTACATAAAAACGAAAAGCACGCAGTTATTGTCCCAGAAGTTACTTTGGGAGACAGCTTTTATGATAGGGTAAGGGCTGATGTTCTTGCGCTCAATGGCTCAATTTCTATTTATGAAATAAAATCCGAAAAAGATACTCTAGACAGACTTGATAACCAAATAGAAAAATATACAAGATATGCAAACAAAGTATCGGTAGTTGTTGATAGTAAATTTTTAGGCAAAATGGTTTTACCAGATAGTGTCGGTATATACACGATTAACAACAAAAAGATTGAGGAAATCAAAGAGCCAAAAGTCCGAGAATTGAGTGTAGATATTTATTTAAAATACTGGTGGGGTATAGAATTTAAAAAAGCATTAAGAGGTATCCCGTATGCCTCAAACCTACATTTAGAAGCTGCTATGTCTAAATTTAAAGAGCTTTTTACTGATGAAGAGATAAAGAATTTAACTCTTATTAGGTTAAAAGAAAGATATTGCAAAGAAAGCAATATCATAAAAGAGCTTATCAAAAACAAAGAATATGATAAGCTTATGCCTAAGAGAGTTTTTGAAAAAGAAACGAAGAATATCAAGGTAACCCCTATTGTTGATATGCCAAAAGGCGTTCTAATGGGGTTACCGCATAAAGACTTTTTATTTTAG
- a CDS encoding beta family protein: MKYIPILKYNEKVDVSAYNKLEYSTKESIVPLIEVFQQDKVELSKLSFTNRKFFLNLEFLHNFKESVDTFEKLHLLFPDMIPVINSSHFDVLSKRDIILSMKKLISIGFREYAVKLNSIASLKIPDNLETILLMLNTFDNITFFIDIDYAYKITSTDLMLEYFSNTIDHMLAMIDESIKKIVICGSLLPVTSNCFPSYEDEDFNAGCIVENNLLQTYLLLREKYTNLDLYYSDYTIDEKNKFTDENTPVYGFYPMVKYTLNNGDIMVYKSNCIREFKKYPEIANEIFNSNKYLSEDHCCGCQYIKDTIDENIGGKNTGSPASWKTNMMTHHMSVMANLLK, encoded by the coding sequence ATGAAATACATACCAATACTAAAATACAATGAAAAAGTCGATGTTTCAGCTTATAACAAACTTGAATATTCAACCAAAGAAAGTATTGTGCCGCTTATAGAGGTTTTTCAACAAGATAAGGTAGAGTTATCAAAATTATCTTTTACCAACAGGAAATTCTTTTTGAATTTAGAGTTCTTGCATAACTTTAAAGAGAGTGTTGATACATTTGAGAAATTACATCTATTGTTCCCTGATATGATCCCAGTTATTAACTCTTCTCATTTTGACGTTCTGTCAAAGCGAGACATAATACTATCTATGAAAAAACTAATAAGCATTGGGTTCAGGGAATATGCAGTTAAACTAAATAGTATTGCTAGCTTAAAAATCCCAGATAATCTTGAAACCATCTTGCTAATGCTAAATACGTTTGATAACATTACATTTTTTATAGACATAGATTACGCCTATAAAATAACAAGCACCGATCTTATGCTTGAGTATTTTTCCAACACCATAGACCATATGTTGGCAATGATAGACGAAAGTATCAAAAAGATAGTAATATGCGGGTCGTTGCTCCCAGTTACATCTAATTGCTTTCCTAGCTATGAAGATGAAGATTTTAACGCAGGATGTATTGTTGAGAACAACCTCTTACAAACATATCTGTTGCTAAGGGAAAAATATACAAATTTAGACTTATATTACTCAGATTATACAATAGACGAGAAAAATAAATTTACAGATGAAAATACACCAGTATATGGATTTTACCCTATGGTGAAATACACTTTAAACAATGGGGACATTATGGTGTATAAGTCAAATTGCATAAGAGAATTCAAAAAGTATCCAGAAATAGCAAATGAGATATTTAACTCAAATAAATATTTGAGTGAAGACCATTGCTGCGGATGCCAATACATAAAAGATACTATCGATGAAAATATCGGCGGCAAGAATACAGGAAGTCCCGCTAGCTGGAAAACAAATATGATGACACACCATATGTCAGTTATGGCAAATTTACTAAAATAA
- a CDS encoding LexA family transcriptional regulator, which produces MNIHQKIKAFRLEAGLTQAQFAEKLGITQGLVAHYETQPGEIGKNGKEKKSSKPELEKLPLIAEILGKNVVDLFDDETQSKSDIVKKELKDNFERYAHLVPEDRQLKDAVLIPKLQIVAGAGSEGFFDVAMLNTKGYVPVERHVIGKLNPENLRAIEIVGDSMEPEFYEGDVAIIDMVNHRYDFVKIAGVYVVRSDEAVYIKKVEFMPRGGIRMMSINRSYGDITIAPDENFEILGKVCGKVHYEFYKGLVFDDQGIK; this is translated from the coding sequence ATGAATATTCATCAAAAAATTAAGGCTTTTAGACTAGAGGCGGGGCTCACGCAGGCACAGTTTGCAGAGAAGCTAGGGATAACACAAGGGCTTGTAGCGCATTACGAAACACAGCCCGGGGAAATAGGCAAAAATGGCAAAGAGAAAAAATCATCAAAGCCAGAGCTCGAAAAGTTGCCACTAATAGCAGAGATTCTAGGTAAAAACGTCGTAGATTTATTTGATGACGAAACTCAAAGTAAAAGCGACATCGTAAAAAAAGAGCTAAAAGACAATTTCGAAAGGTACGCCCACCTTGTCCCGGAGGATCGCCAATTAAAAGATGCGGTTCTTATCCCGAAGCTTCAGATAGTAGCGGGCGCAGGCAGCGAGGGCTTCTTTGACGTCGCTATGCTAAATACGAAGGGTTACGTTCCCGTCGAGCGACACGTCATAGGCAAACTTAATCCTGAAAATTTAAGGGCTATCGAGATCGTAGGCGATAGTATGGAACCGGAATTTTACGAAGGCGACGTGGCGATAATCGATATGGTAAACCACCGCTACGACTTTGTTAAGATAGCCGGCGTCTATGTCGTGAGGTCTGATGAGGCCGTGTATATCAAAAAAGTAGAATTTATGCCCAGGGGCGGCATAAGGATGATGAGCATAAACAGAAGCTACGGCGACATAACCATAGCTCCCGACGAAAATTTCGAGATTTTAGGCAAAGTTTGTGGAAAGGTACATTACGAGTTTTACAAAGGGTTAGTATTTGACGACCAGGGCATAAAATAG